The genomic interval TTCCGAAGGTTACACCACTCCCACCCCCATCCAATCGCAAACCATCACGCACGTGCTGGCTGGCAGCGATGTCCTCGGTTGCGCCCAAACTGGCACCGGCAAAACCGCGGCCTTCGCGTTGCCCATTTTGCAACGCATCGACCAGCACCGCCGCGCCGCCGTCCCTCGGGCTCCGCGCGTTGTCGTAATTGCTCCCACCCGCGAACTCGCTTCGCAAATCGGACAAAGTTTCGCCACTTATGGCCGCAACCTGCATTTTCGCCACACGGTAATCTTCGGCGGCGTCGGCCAAGGACCTCAAGTTCGAGCGCTCACTAAAGGTATTCATATTTTGGTCGCCACGCCGGGCCGACTGCTCGATTTAATGTCCCAGGGCCACGTCCGCCTGAACGAACTCGAAATTTTTGTGCTTGACGAAGCCGACCGCATGCTAGACATGGGCTTCCTCCCCGATTTGAAAAAAATCATTTCGCATTTGCCTCGCCAACGGCAATCGTTGTTCTTTTCCGCCACCATGCCGGAAAACATCGCGGCTCTGGCTCACAGCCTGCTGCATAATCCGGTGCGGGTTAGCGTGACGCCGCCGGCGACCACCGTTCAACGGATCGAACAGCAAGTGCACTTCGTGGAGCATCGCCACAAGCAGGCGCTCTTGCAGCACGTGGTTCGCGAAAACGGCTGCGATCGAGCATTGGTCTTCACACGCACCAAGCATGGAGCCGATAAAGTGGCCCGCAAACTTGGTCAGCAGGGCATCAAAGCCGATGCCATTCACGGCAACAAATCGCAATCGGCCCGGGAACGGGCACTGTTGGGTTTCCGCACCGGCAGGCTACACGTGCTGGTCGCGACCGACGTGGCCGCCCGTGGGCTCGATGTCGATGGCATCAGCCACGTCATCAACTACGATCTGCCGACCGATCCGGAATCGTACGTACACCGCATTGGCCGCACCGGCCGGGCCGGCGCCAGCGGCATCGCCATCACTTTTTGCGAACACGGCCAACGCCGCGCCCTGCGAGATATTGAAAAAGTTGTGCGAAAAACCATTCCGGTCGCGCCCACCTCCGCGGCCATGCAGGCAGCAGCGATTGATCACCGTGCCGCCGGTTCCGAACCGCAAGGCAGACCGCCACGCCCTCGCTGGGAACGAGGCGGATCGCAAACTCGCCGAGGCCACGCCCGAGCGCGGACACACAACAACCACGGCCACGTTTCCCAAGGACAATCATCGCAGGGTCACGCTTCGCGCGGTCAGGCGTCCAACGGGCAGAGCAAATCGCTTTACGCCCGGCGTAAAAAACGTCCGGCTCACCGCCGTGCTTTGGCCTGATTGTACTCCCCCGGTGGCACAAAACCAAAACCCGGAACGGACCGCTCGAATTTTCTCCCTCTCCCTAGCAACCGAGTACGGTCGACCCAAGTCGACCGCACGCAGGGCGGTAGTTGCATTGAAATACGGGCCGGGGTGAGGGTGAATGGTTCAGAACTGAGTACCAATCTCTGACCGAACTTTTGCACCTTAGTTTTGACCGATTGGTGCAAAAGATCGGATCCAAGCAGCATTTCTCTCGGGCTTTTTGCGAATTGCGGGCCGAGTTTTGTGCGCAAAACACGGGAACTCGATTTTGCGTGCAAAACACCGGGAGTTTTGCCCGCACGCAACTTCCCATTCCTCGGGAAATTGCGGGCCGTTTGAGTAACCGAGCGCACAAAACTCGACGCCTTAAGTTTTTCGAGGCGTGATGTATCCCCGCTCTTGGCCAATTAAGTGACCAAGTGCTAAGACGTTGCGTCGTACGCATCGCTCAGTGCAAAATTCAACGCCGATTCGGCGCGCTTGTTGAGCGAATCCGCTTTCAACGCGTCACAGCGTACCGACATAGCTGCGTAACGTTTAACCGCGACGCGCTAGCGGAGCGGGTTCGGCCGCAAATCGGCAAACAGCGCAGCATTCAAGCTGGGAGTTCACCCATAAAACGGAATCAGGTTGCCAAAGACCCAGCCGCAGCAACCGCCCAACCTCCGACGATTGCCGCCTGCACAGCCCCAGCGCTGCGGCGCGCATTGTAATCAACGGGTGGCCCAATTTGTGTAGATCTAGTTAATTCTTAATGAAAGCACTTGAATCAACTTTTTGTCGAGGCCAAAAAGATTGCACTGACTGATATGAGATGTTGATCAGGCTTTCATCAGTGCTAGGAACCGCGCTGATCTCGGTTGGGGATTCCAAGCGAACGTCGACTGAGTCGTAGCGCTTTCCGCCATGCAAAATCCGAAGCGGCTCAGCAAGCACAATTGTGGCGGCGACTGCACCAACAAACGGAACCGCTGCACTAACACTAGCTAATTGCATGTGGCCGCAACCGTCGTGTGCGGCAACACTCCGATAAAAAACATTTTCTAAAATTGCTGATTCATCCATCGACGGACTTGCTGATGAGGGCCAAAATTTCGTTGCTGCTTTCTGACCATTTGGGAAACTGTGGATACTGATTGCATCAAAATTGTCAGACCTTCCTCCGAGTCCGGCTTCAGTCACAAATTGAAAGCCAACTTGATCCAATGCTTCTCTCGGTCCCTTACCATCAAATCCACAAAGCCCAAGGCCTGGATCGCTGCCAACAACCTGGCACCCCTTTTGAAATGGTCTTTCCAGAAGCTTAGGACTAAACCCACGTGCGCGCAACCAACGAAGTGCCACGCGCGATTTTAGCTTCCCGCGGTCACGCTTCCTGGAAATCGATCCTGAATCCCAGTTACCAGTAACAAGCGTGTCATAGTCGTTGAGCAGCAGATTCATATCACTGGGGTCACTGTAAGGCAACAATCCAATACACCAGAGATAGGCTTGACCGAGATGACCTAATCCCAGCAACCACGCCTCATTCGGAACAACCTCTAGCGGCATACCCACCGCATCCAGCGCATCCCACGACAGTTCAGGACGCCAAAGCGACATTCCAATTGTCCGCTTGGTCGCCTCAATGTTGACACGCGCAATCCGTAGAAAAAGTTCAGAAACTGCGAGAGCACCTGCGGCAACGCCTGCAAGCGGATTATGTTCGCGCTCCAACAGCCGGACCTCTTCACCAGGACCAACTGCTGCAGCCCAACCATCAAAAGTAACGTGCAAACCATTGCACACATCGCGGCGACTTCCAAATACAATGCGGGACGTGTGTTCGGCTCGTGGAGGTTTGCGAACACCGATTCGCTTGAGCGCATCCGCAAAATTCACCGCGCTACCAAATGGAACGGCAAGCGGCATGTCTTGTCCGGGATTTGCTCCGTCGCAGACCACCATGCCAGGAAAACAACGCACTGCTGTATTCGCCGCCGTCAATATGGCGGATTGCCATACGGCTGACCCCACAACCTCCTTCCCCCAGCACAACATGATCTGCGATTTCGATAAAATACTGGTAGCCTCCGCCGGACAAATGTTCAATTTTTCGATAAGAATCTTGTCTCGCCGCGAAAATGTATCTCGATCTAACATTGCGCGCACCTTTACCAAAGGCTTAAATGGATCCGCTGACGACGATGTTCTAATTTTGTCCAGTCCGTCCACTGAAGGTTACCGCGATATTCAAAAAACCCAACGCCGCGCAAGCTCAAGCACCAATTCATTGCATAATTGGGCAGAATGATCGCCATGTGCGACACCTCACCGATCATTGGATTTTGTCGATCGCTATTGCTTTGCAGTGCAATTCCCGGATGCGTGTGAA from Pirellulales bacterium carries:
- a CDS encoding DEAD/DEAH box helicase: MSFVELGLVEPILRALVSEGYTTPTPIQSQTITHVLAGSDVLGCAQTGTGKTAAFALPILQRIDQHRRAAVPRAPRVVVIAPTRELASQIGQSFATYGRNLHFRHTVIFGGVGQGPQVRALTKGIHILVATPGRLLDLMSQGHVRLNELEIFVLDEADRMLDMGFLPDLKKIISHLPRQRQSLFFSATMPENIAALAHSLLHNPVRVSVTPPATTVQRIEQQVHFVEHRHKQALLQHVVRENGCDRALVFTRTKHGADKVARKLGQQGIKADAIHGNKSQSARERALLGFRTGRLHVLVATDVAARGLDVDGISHVINYDLPTDPESYVHRIGRTGRAGASGIAITFCEHGQRRALRDIEKVVRKTIPVAPTSAAMQAAAIDHRAAGSEPQGRPPRPRWERGGSQTRRGHARARTHNNHGHVSQGQSSQGHASRGQASNGQSKSLYARRKKRPAHRRALA